The following proteins are co-located in the Peromyscus maniculatus bairdii isolate BWxNUB_F1_BW_parent chromosome 23, HU_Pman_BW_mat_3.1, whole genome shotgun sequence genome:
- the Tbl2 gene encoding transducin beta-like protein 2 isoform X1 yields MELPQMPELVGLSLLVGLLALVATVAVARGWLRAEEDKASQPVRQEANESKKSGSKKQKHNHRVRKEKPQQHSFTHRLLAAALKSHSGNISCMDFSSNGKYLVTCADDRTVRIWSTKDFLQREHRSMRANVELDHATLVRFSPDCRAFIVWLANGDTLRVFKMAKREDGGFTFTATPEDFPKKHKAPIVNIGIADTGKFIMTASSDTTILIWNLKRQVLATINTNQMNNTYAVISPCSRFVGSCGFTPDVKVWEVCFGKKGEFQEVLRAFELKGHSASVHAFAFSNDSRRMASVSKDGTWKLWDTDVEYKKQQDPYLLRTGHFEEASTMPCRLALSPDTHVLALATGTSIHLFNTRRGEKEECFESVHGECITDLTFDITGRFLASCGDRAVRLFHNTPGHRAVVEEMQGLLKRASSESTRQRLQQQLVQAQEVLKSLGALKK; encoded by the exons ATGGAGCTGCCGCAGATGCCGGAGCTGGTGGGGCTGTCCCTGCTGGTGGGGCTGCTGGCCCTGGTGGCCACGGTGGCGGTGGCCCGGGGCTGGCTACGGGCCGaggaggacaaagccagccagccCGTCC GCCAAGAAGCAAACGAATCCAAGAAGTCAGGATCCAAGAAGCAGAAACATAACCATCGGGTTCGTAAGGAGAAGCCTCAGCAACACAGCTTTACCCACCGCCTTCTGGCCGCAGCATTGAAG AGCCATAGTGGGAATATATCTTGCATGGACTTCAGTAGCAATGGCAAGTACCTGGTCACCTGTGCAGATGACCGCACTGTCCGAATCTGGAGCACCAAAGATTTCCTTCAGCGGGAGCACCGCAGCATGAGAGCCAATGTGGAGCTGGACCATGCCACCTTGGTGCGCTTCAGCCCTGACTGCAG AGCCTTCATTGTTTGGCTGGCCAATGGGGACACCCTCCGTGTCTTTAAGATGGCCAAGCGAGAAGATGGGGGCTTTACCTTCACAGCCACCCCAGAGGACTTCCCTAAAAAGCACAAGGCGCCCATCGTCAACATCGGCATTGCTGACACAG GGAAGTTCATCATGACAGCCTCTAGTGACACAACGATCCTCATCTGGAATCTGAAACGTCAGGTGCTAGCCACGATCAATACCAACCAGATGAACAACACGTACGCTGTTATCTCCCCATGTAGCAG GTTTGTGGGTTCCTGTGGCTTCACCCCAGATGTGAAGGTCTGGGAGGTCTGCTTCGGGAAGAAAGGGGAATTCCAGGAGGTGCTTCGAGCCTTTGAGCTGAAGGGCCACTCTGCCTCTGTCCATGCTTTCGCTTTCTCCAATGACTCTCGGAG GATGGCCTCTGTCTCCAAGGATGGCACATGGAAGCTGTGGGACACAGATGTGGAATACAAGAAGCAGCAGGACCCCTACTTGCTAAGGACAGGCCACTTTGAAGAGGCAAGCACCATGCCTTGCCGCCTGGCGCTCTCCCCTGACACCCATGTCCTGGCCTTGGCCACTGGCACCAGTATTCATCTCTTCAACACGAGGCGTGGAGAGAAGGAGGAGTGCTTCGAGTCGGTCCACGGGGAGTGCATCACTGACTTGACTTTTGACATCACCGGTCGCTTCTTGGCCTCCTGTGGGGACCGTGCCGTGCGGCTTTTCCACAATACCCCAGGCCACCGGGCTGTGGTGGAGGAGATGCAGGGCCTCCTGAAGCGGGCCTCCAGTGAGAGCACCCGCCAGAGGCTGCAGCAACAGCTGGTCCAGGCCCAGGAGGTCCTGAAGAGCCTGGGGGCCCTGAAGAAGTGA
- the Tbl2 gene encoding transducin beta-like protein 2 isoform X2 gives MAKREDGGFTFTATPEDFPKKHKAPIVNIGIADTGKFIMTASSDTTILIWNLKRQVLATINTNQMNNTYAVISPCSRFVGSCGFTPDVKVWEVCFGKKGEFQEVLRAFELKGHSASVHAFAFSNDSRRMASVSKDGTWKLWDTDVEYKKQQDPYLLRTGHFEEASTMPCRLALSPDTHVLALATGTSIHLFNTRRGEKEECFESVHGECITDLTFDITGRFLASCGDRAVRLFHNTPGHRAVVEEMQGLLKRASSESTRQRLQQQLVQAQEVLKSLGALKK, from the exons ATGGCCAAGCGAGAAGATGGGGGCTTTACCTTCACAGCCACCCCAGAGGACTTCCCTAAAAAGCACAAGGCGCCCATCGTCAACATCGGCATTGCTGACACAG GGAAGTTCATCATGACAGCCTCTAGTGACACAACGATCCTCATCTGGAATCTGAAACGTCAGGTGCTAGCCACGATCAATACCAACCAGATGAACAACACGTACGCTGTTATCTCCCCATGTAGCAG GTTTGTGGGTTCCTGTGGCTTCACCCCAGATGTGAAGGTCTGGGAGGTCTGCTTCGGGAAGAAAGGGGAATTCCAGGAGGTGCTTCGAGCCTTTGAGCTGAAGGGCCACTCTGCCTCTGTCCATGCTTTCGCTTTCTCCAATGACTCTCGGAG GATGGCCTCTGTCTCCAAGGATGGCACATGGAAGCTGTGGGACACAGATGTGGAATACAAGAAGCAGCAGGACCCCTACTTGCTAAGGACAGGCCACTTTGAAGAGGCAAGCACCATGCCTTGCCGCCTGGCGCTCTCCCCTGACACCCATGTCCTGGCCTTGGCCACTGGCACCAGTATTCATCTCTTCAACACGAGGCGTGGAGAGAAGGAGGAGTGCTTCGAGTCGGTCCACGGGGAGTGCATCACTGACTTGACTTTTGACATCACCGGTCGCTTCTTGGCCTCCTGTGGGGACCGTGCCGTGCGGCTTTTCCACAATACCCCAGGCCACCGGGCTGTGGTGGAGGAGATGCAGGGCCTCCTGAAGCGGGCCTCCAGTGAGAGCACCCGCCAGAGGCTGCAGCAACAGCTGGTCCAGGCCCAGGAGGTCCTGAAGAGCCTGGGGGCCCTGAAGAAGTGA